CGACGACGAGACCACTCGATCCTAGATCGAGCGTGATCTTCGGAGAGGGTCGCACCCTCGCGCAGAGCCGGCGGGCGGACGGAGACCGCTGGTGATCCGGGCATCCGCCGCGCCGGAAGGATCAACCCGGCACGGACGGTCGGATCGACCGTGAGCCGCGTCGTCCCGCACGTGCCGATGCGACCGCTCTGGCGGTGTCGATCCTGTGGAGCGCACTGGCCCTGTCAGCCCGCCCGCCTGTCGCTGCTGGTCGAGTACCGCGAGGACCGGACCGCACTCCTGGTGTATCTCGGGCTCCTGATGACGGAGGCCCACGCCCAGCTCAGCCAACTCGACGGGCGACTCGACCCGGCCAGCCTGCACGAACGGTTCCTGACCTGGGCACGGGCCCGCGAACCCGCTGGGCGGGTCACAATGTTTCACGTGAATCATCAGCCGGGTGCCCAGATCCACCACACCGACCCGTTCGCCGTGCCGGCGAGCGACCGTTCGCCGGCACGGCGGCTGCGAGGTCGGCTCGCCGCGCCGGTGACGCTCTGGACGGCACCCGGACCGGCCGGGCTGACCGTATCCTCCACGCTGGTGGCCGAGGGCGAGCCGGACCGTCTGCTCGGCCTGATCGACGCCGAGTCCGACCTGTGGGCGGCGGTGGAGGAGGCCGGGCGATTCGCGGTCGCGCCGCTCGGCCCGCCGCACCGGCAGCTCGCCGACCGGTTCGCCGGGCTGTTCCCGTCGCCTGGTGGCCTCTTCGCCACCGGCACCTGGACCGAGACGCCCTACGGCCCGGTGCCCGCCGACGCCGGCGGGTGGGCGGGGTGCCGGCTCGACAGCGCCCGGGAGTACGGCTGGAGCCTGCTCGTCGAGGCGACCGTCGAGCAGGTGAAGCTCGGCGACGACATCGCGCCGTTGCTGCATCATCGGGGTCGCTACCGCGAACTGGGCTGACCGCGGGGCCGGCAGCGGACGAACCTGGACGGATCTCACCTACCGCTCAACGGAGTGAGCCGAGTCACTCGGCGCAGCCATCCTGCCACTCGGCGCAACCGTCGACCGACACCGATATCAGCCTTCTCCGGCGGGGAGTCCGCTTCTTACCGTGCGCGGGACTCCTGACGTCTGTGAAGGTGGTGATCCACACAATGTCCACGGACACACCCGCGACCGCGCCGACCGATTCGACGCCCGAGCGGTACCTCGCGGTCCAACGGTCGGACGAGTTCGCCGGGCTGCGCCGCGCGCTGCGCGGATTCGTCTTCCCGATGACCATCGCGTTCTTCCTGTGGTACGCGCTCTACGTGATCCTCTCGGCGTACGCCCGAGACTTCATGGGCACGCGACTGTTCGGCAGCAACATCAACGTGGCGCTGGTCTTCGGCCTGCTCCAGTTCGTCACCACCTTCCTCATCGCCTGGCTCTACAGCCGGTACGCCGACCGGAAGATCGATCCGGTGGCCGACAGGATCCGTGACGAGTTGACCGGCGGTGAGTCGTGACCACGATGATCCTCGCGGTCGAGGCGGGCAACACCACGGCCCGGAACCTGACCATCGTGCT
Above is a window of Verrucosispora sp. NA02020 DNA encoding:
- a CDS encoding flavin reductase family protein; the encoded protein is MRPLWRCRSCGAHWPCQPARLSLLVEYREDRTALLVYLGLLMTEAHAQLSQLDGRLDPASLHERFLTWARAREPAGRVTMFHVNHQPGAQIHHTDPFAVPASDRSPARRLRGRLAAPVTLWTAPGPAGLTVSSTLVAEGEPDRLLGLIDAESDLWAAVEEAGRFAVAPLGPPHRQLADRFAGLFPSPGGLFATGTWTETPYGPVPADAGGWAGCRLDSAREYGWSLLVEATVEQVKLGDDIAPLLHHRGRYRELG